In Acidiferrobacteraceae bacterium, the DNA window CGCTTTGATCTTGCCTGATTTCCGGCACCCTGCCCCGCGCCAACAAAAAGTGTGGCGCGGGGTACGGGGACCCGGTCCAGTTGCAGATCCTTGTGGAGCGTCCCGCAAATGCTTGTCGCGGGCGAAAGGAAAAGCTAGCGATAGAAGTTCGGCTCGCCTTCCGGCCGGGTCTTGAATCGCTTGTGCACCCAGAAGTACTGCTCCGGCATCTCCAGCACCGCCTGCTCGATGACCTCATTCATGCGCCGCGCATCAGCGAGATCATCGCCGGTGGGAAAATCTTCCAGCGCCGGTTCGAGGATGACCTCATAACCATGGCCCCATGGCAGCTGGCGCGTGAAGCAGGGGATGACCACCGCATCCATGATCTTCGTCAGCCGGCCGAGGGTGGTCATGGTCGCCGCCGGCACACCGAAGAACGGGATGAAGGCGGCATTCTTGCGCCCGGCGTCCTGATCAGGAATGTAGTGCAGCAAGGCACCCTGTTTCGCCACCTTCACCGCCGCCATGATGCCCTCGCGCATCTCGACCATGGTCCCCTTGAAGCGCTCGCAACCGACCTTTCCGGCCCGGTCGAAAACCGGGTTGCGCAGGGTTCGGTAGATATCGACTACCGGGACATCGATCGAAAGAAAGATGCCGCCGATTTCCACCGACACGAAGTGAGCCACCAGGAGGATCACATTGCGGTCTTCCTGCAGCGCCTTGTCCAGAGGGGCAGGGTCGCGAACATGGATCAGGCGACGCATACGCCTGGCGCCCGCAAACCAGGCCACCGTGGTTCCGAATACAGCGCGCCCGGCGGCGTGGAAGTGCCTGCGCAACAGCCGGCGCCGCTGCACCGGACCCCATTGCGGGAAGCAGGCATCGATGTTTGTTTTCGCCACGTGCCGGCGCCACGGAGCCAGGCGGTACATCAGCTCGCCGAGGATGGTACCGAACAGGGACAGCAGCGGCAGGGGCAGGAGGGCGATCGTTCGCAACAGCCCCAGGCCGACCCAGCTGGGCCAGTACCGCGGGTGCCACAACGGGACAGTCCTATTTCTTGCCATAGGGAGATGGTGCGCCGTCGGGCCGTGTCTTGAAACGACGATAGGACCAAAGATACTGCTCCGGGGTTTCGCGGATGGCCCGTTCCATGACCTCGTTGATCCGGCTGGCGTCCGCCACATCGTCGCCGGTTGGGAAATTTTCCAGAGGCGGCAACATCTCGATCTCGTAGCCCTGACCGCCGGGCCTGATGCGACTGAACAGGGGGATCACTGCCGCACCGGTCAGCTTTGCCAGTCGGGCGAAGGCCGTGTACGTGGCGGCGGGCTGGCCAAAGAATGGCGCGAATACGAAATCCGTGTCGCTCCGATCCGGATCCTGGTCGGGAAGGTAGTACAGGGTGTAACCATCGCGCACCGCGCGAATGATGGGCTTGAAGCTCTCATATCGCTCCACCACCAACCCCCCGTGTCGCGACATGGCGTGACGCAGGGCCTGGTGCAGCATGGGATTGCGCGGCTTGCGGTAGACACCAATCATCGGCCAGCGTGTGGATACATAGATTCCGGCGGCCTCCAGGAACAGGAAGTGCGGAGTCATGAACAGAACCCCCTTTCCATCCGCAAGTGCCTTGTCCACGTGCTCGCTTCCGCGGATCCGGACCCTGCGCTCGTACTGTTTTCGCGAACCAAACCAGGAAAAACCGAGAGCAACGAAGGCGCGCCCGGCAAACCGATAGTAGCGCCGGCGAAGACTCTCGCGTGCGCGCTCGTCGAGCTCGGGAAAACACATCGCCAGATTGGTACGAATGGTGGTGGTGCGATGAATGCGTGAGACGATATCACCGAGGATGGCGCCCAGCACCCACACCATTCGCTGCGGCAGGACGGCAAAAAGATGGAGCAGGCCATACAGCATCCAGCCCGACCAGTAACGCGGCTGCCAATACTCCCGCAGCCGCGGCCTTGCCGACCGGTAGCGATCCTTATCGAGCATAGGGAGAGGCCTGGCCGTCGGGGCGAGTCCGGAAATACTTGAAGGTCCACATGTACTGCTCGGGTGCGCGTCGAATCATCTCACCCAGTACCGCGTTCATGCGCGCGGCATCCCTTTCTTCATCGCTACCGGGGAAATCTGACAGGGCGGGTCCAATGATAATTCGGTATCCCTCGCGGCTCGAGACACGCACAACGGAGGTGGGGAGCACCGCGGCATTGGTGATGCGGGCCAGACGACTGAGCGCCGTTATTGTGGCGGAAACCGTGCCCAGGAATGGAACGAATACGGATTTTTCGGGGCCGAAGTCCTCGTCCGGAAGATAGTAAAATCCGTATCCCGATTTCAGGGCGCGCACAACCGGACGCAGCCCCTGTTCGCGAAGAAACAGGTGGCCGGAAAACCGTTTCCGGCCACGGGTGGCGACCCAGTTCACCAGAGGATTCTTCATCGGTTTGATCAAGCCCACCTGGATAAACTGGCGCGAGATCAGCGGGCCACCTACTTCCAGTCCGGAGAAGTGGCCGGTCAGCAAGATCACCGGTCGACCCTGCGCGAGCGCGGCCCGGTAATGCTCCTTGCCCTCCATCCTAATATAACGGTCGAGAAACGAAGGCCGGGCCCACCAGATCAGCCCAAGATCCAGCAGACATTGCCCATGGACAAGGAAATGCTTACGCGCCAGGTGCTCGCGCGCACCGGCGTCCATCTCGGGAAAACACAGCTCGATGTTGGTGCGAGCGATCTCACGCCGTTTGCGGCTTGTCCGGTAGAAAAGGTACCCAAAGCCGGCCCCCACCAGTCCCCACAGTTCCCGGGGCACGATGCGCCCCAACATCAGCAGCGAAAGTAATAGCCACACCGGCCAGAACCGAGGCGCGAGAAAACGCCACTGAAACCGGGGGTCGTAACCATCCAGGTCTTTGGCAACGGGATCCGGCGAATTCTGTGCTTGATTCTCCATATACTGCCGTCTTATACCCATTCGATAACTAGTATTTCCCACTACGATTTGTTTCTTGGGATCAATAGGTTCCAAATACCCATTTTCACCAAAGTAGGTGCCTACGATGCCTATATTTCGCAGATTGTTATCCAAAGTGGGAAAAACTTTCTCATTTTTCCCTCATTTTGCCGCCGCCCGGAGCAGCCGTCCGGGCCCCCAACACGAGCGGCCTGGCTGATGCCGGCCACGCAATATCCACTAACACCCGGCGTCTATTGGTCATTCGCACGCGGCCGTTAAAGTGTATTCACCGGTTGGTGCTGGTACACTTTCGGCCTCGCGTTAACCCTAGCACGGAGTACTCACGCCCATGGTGGATAGCTACCTCTTCTCTTCCGAATCGGTCTCCGAGGGCCATCCGGACAAGGTGGCAGATCAGATTTCCGATGGCGTTCTCGACGCCATCCTGGACCAGGACCCGGCAGCGCGCGTCGCCTGTGAGACCCTGGTCAATACCGGTCTCGTCGTGATTTCGGGAGAGATTACCACCAAAGCGTGGGTGGATTTCACCGACGTGGCGCGCAGCACGATCAAGCGCATCGGCTACGAACCCGGCATGGGTTTCGACTGGCAGTCCTGCGCGGTCCTGGTTTCCCTGGACAAGCAATCCATCGATATTGCCCAAGGCGTGGACGAAGGCACCGGTGTCGACCTGGACCAGGGCGCCGGAGACCAGGGGCTCATGTTCGGCTATGCCAGCAACGAAACCCCGGAACTCATGCCCATGCCCATCCACCTGGCGCACCGCCTCACGAAGCGCCAGGCCGAGGTACGAAAAAGCGGAACGCTCGCGTGGTTGCGCCCCGACGCCAAGTCCCAGGTGACCGTGCGTTACGAGGACGGCAAGCCCGCCGGCATCGACACCGTTGTGCTCTCCACCCAGCACGCGGAAGAGATTTCCCACAAGGACCTGCAGGAAGCGGTGATGGAAGAAGTCATCAAGCCTGTGCTGCCGGCGGAGTGGCTGGATGCCGATACAAAATACTTTATTAATCCCACGGGGCGTTTCGTGATCGGCGGTCCCGTGGGCGATTGCGGCCTCACCGGGCGAAAGATCATCGTTGACACCTACGGTGGCATGGCCCGCCACGGCGGCGGCGCCTTCTCCGGCAAGGATCCAAGCAAGGTCGACCGATCGGCCGCCTACGCCGGCCGTTGGGTGGCGAAGAACGTGGTGGCCGCCGGTCTGGCCGACCGTTGCGAGGTGCAGGTGGCCTATGCCATCGGTATCGCCAAGCCGGTGTCCATCCATGTTGATACCTTCGGCACCGGCCGCATCGGCGACCGCGAAATCGCCAAACTGATCCAGGAACATTTTGACCTGCGGCCCAAGGCCATCATCCAGAACCTGCATCTGCTGCGGCCGATCTATGCCGCCACCGCCGCCTACGGTCATTTCGGCCGTGAGGACGAAGGCTTCACCTGGGAGAAGACCGACAAGGCCGACGCACTTCGCGAGGCCGTCGGCGCCAGGGCCGCGAAGAGCGCGTGACCGCCTAGCGACAATTACACACTGAAATCGGCCCGCCCGGGCCACCGGCTTTGAGGAGCGTTGCGACAGGATTGCCTGCCAGGCTCGAAGCACGGGACCTCGATTCAACGGCGCTCGTTCACAGACTGGAGAACTGTCCATGAACGCTGTCATCGATTCCAATTTCACCGACTACAAGGTTGCCGACATCGGCCTTGCCGACTGGGGTCGCAAGGAAATCAGCATCGCCGAGAGCGAGATGCCCGGTCTTATGGCGCTGCGCGAGGAATACAAGGGCAAGACCCCGCTCCAGGGCGCACGCATTTCCGGCAGCCTGCACATGACCATCCAGACCGCGGTGCTCATCGAAACCCTGGCCGAACTGGGGGCGGAGATCCGCTGGGCCTCGTGCAACATCTTCTCCACCCAGGACCATGCCGCCGCCGCCATCGCCGCACGCGGCATCCCGGTGTTCGCGTGGAAGGGTGAGAGCCTGGAGGAATACTGGTGGTGCACCGAGAAGGCCCTGACCTGGCCCGACGGCGAGGGCCCGAACATGATCCTCGACGACGGTGGCGACGCTACCATGCTGGTGCACAAGGGCGTGGAATTCGAGGCCGCCGGCAGCGTGCCCGAGGCCAAGGCCGATGCCAATGAGGAGTGGAAGGTCTTCCTCAACCTGCTGCGCAACAGCGTCCAG includes these proteins:
- a CDS encoding lysophospholipid acyltransferase family protein — translated: MLDKDRYRSARPRLREYWQPRYWSGWMLYGLLHLFAVLPQRMVWVLGAILGDIVSRIHRTTTIRTNLAMCFPELDERARESLRRRYYRFAGRAFVALGFSWFGSRKQYERRVRIRGSEHVDKALADGKGVLFMTPHFLFLEAAGIYVSTRWPMIGVYRKPRNPMLHQALRHAMSRHGGLVVERYESFKPIIRAVRDGYTLYYLPDQDPDRSDTDFVFAPFFGQPAATYTAFARLAKLTGAAVIPLFSRIRPGGQGYEIEMLPPLENFPTGDDVADASRINEVMERAIRETPEQYLWSYRRFKTRPDGAPSPYGKK
- a CDS encoding lysophospholipid acyltransferase family protein → MENQAQNSPDPVAKDLDGYDPRFQWRFLAPRFWPVWLLLSLLMLGRIVPRELWGLVGAGFGYLFYRTSRKRREIARTNIELCFPEMDAGAREHLARKHFLVHGQCLLDLGLIWWARPSFLDRYIRMEGKEHYRAALAQGRPVILLTGHFSGLEVGGPLISRQFIQVGLIKPMKNPLVNWVATRGRKRFSGHLFLREQGLRPVVRALKSGYGFYYLPDEDFGPEKSVFVPFLGTVSATITALSRLARITNAAVLPTSVVRVSSREGYRIIIGPALSDFPGSDEERDAARMNAVLGEMIRRAPEQYMWTFKYFRTRPDGQASPYAR
- the metK gene encoding methionine adenosyltransferase; the encoded protein is MVDSYLFSSESVSEGHPDKVADQISDGVLDAILDQDPAARVACETLVNTGLVVISGEITTKAWVDFTDVARSTIKRIGYEPGMGFDWQSCAVLVSLDKQSIDIAQGVDEGTGVDLDQGAGDQGLMFGYASNETPELMPMPIHLAHRLTKRQAEVRKSGTLAWLRPDAKSQVTVRYEDGKPAGIDTVVLSTQHAEEISHKDLQEAVMEEVIKPVLPAEWLDADTKYFINPTGRFVIGGPVGDCGLTGRKIIVDTYGGMARHGGGAFSGKDPSKVDRSAAYAGRWVAKNVVAAGLADRCEVQVAYAIGIAKPVSIHVDTFGTGRIGDREIAKLIQEHFDLRPKAIIQNLHLLRPIYAATAAYGHFGREDEGFTWEKTDKADALREAVGARAAKSA